A window of the bacterium genome harbors these coding sequences:
- a CDS encoding sugar phosphate isomerase/epimerase — translation MAMRLSMNLVSLRKDPLPERLKAIAESGFEGVGLWVSDVDEFISQGGSLEEIGNLLREFNLEVPEICALGGWHLVDDKSGVKEEVEKIGEMCRGIGIERSVLVCPVAWEAEAPLERSVQDYRELCEMGKEWGLIMGLEFLGMRKGINNPISAYEIVKEANCENGGVIVDVFHLLKGGGTPADLLSLPGEGIALVHFNDISPDKALEEQSDADRVLPGEGKAPLKELIANLKKIGYGGWLSIEIFNPIHQSRPPLEVCKEAIKRAKELLI, via the coding sequence ATGGCAATGCGGTTATCTATGAATTTGGTCAGCTTGAGGAAAGACCCTCTCCCGGAGAGATTGAAAGCGATAGCGGAAAGTGGATTTGAAGGAGTAGGCTTGTGGGTATCGGATGTGGATGAATTCATCTCCCAAGGTGGCAGCCTTGAGGAAATCGGAAATCTTTTAAGGGAATTTAATCTTGAGGTTCCCGAGATATGCGCTTTGGGCGGATGGCATTTAGTTGATGACAAGAGCGGTGTGAAGGAAGAAGTGGAAAAGATAGGGGAAATGTGTAGAGGGATAGGGATAGAGAGGAGCGTTCTTGTATGTCCCGTGGCTTGGGAAGCGGAGGCTCCTTTGGAGAGAAGCGTTCAGGATTACAGGGAGCTTTGCGAGATGGGGAAGGAATGGGGCTTAATTATGGGGCTTGAATTTCTCGGGATGAGGAAAGGAATCAATAACCCGATTTCCGCCTACGAGATAGTGAAGGAAGCCAATTGCGAAAATGGTGGAGTAATCGTGGATGTTTTTCATCTTTTGAAAGGAGGAGGAACCCCAGCGGACCTCCTTTCTCTGCCGGGCGAGGGGATAGCATTGGTGCATTTCAACGACATCTCCCCCGATAAAGCGCTGGAGGAGCAGAGCGACGCTGATAGGGTATTGCCTGGCGAAGGGAAAGCCCCCCTTAAAGAGCTCATAGCTAACTTAAAGAAAATCGGCTACGGTGGATGGCTTTCCATAGAAATATTCAACCCAATCCATCAATCAAGACCTCCGCTGGAGGTCTGCAAGGAGGCAATTAAGCGGGCGAAGGAGCTCTTAATCTAA
- the dapA gene encoding 4-hydroxy-tetrahydrodipicolinate synthase: protein MKKEEVVKKFGRLLVPMLTAFDKRGNLDTKKTQEIADYIIGENLCDSLIVGGTTGEFFSLTMDERISLFKAVKDVAFGKVPLIAGTGAVSTREAISLTKAAEELGYDMAMIVTPYYCKPTQEEIETHYKAIARETKLPIMLYNIPLFSGTNIEPETVGKLSELENIVAIKEEAEIHPLQGTKYILECNDSLAIYSGDDSMILQILAQGGVGGVSGTAQVVGKAIREMMTAFLAGDVPKAAYLHQKIYPFIFSLVQNNRKNPIPLLKFAFSAVSGMDIGVPRPPLLPPKDAEKERVIEALKNIPYIEIKI from the coding sequence ATGAAAAAAGAAGAGGTAGTGAAGAAATTTGGCAGACTCTTGGTTCCTATGCTCACCGCTTTTGATAAGAGAGGAAATTTAGACACAAAGAAAACGCAGGAAATCGCTGATTATATAATTGGGGAAAATCTTTGCGATTCATTAATCGTGGGAGGAACAACCGGCGAATTTTTCTCCCTCACAATGGATGAACGAATTTCCCTCTTTAAGGCTGTTAAGGATGTTGCTTTCGGTAAAGTTCCCCTGATTGCGGGGACGGGAGCGGTTTCCACAAGGGAAGCGATAAGTTTGACCAAAGCAGCTGAAGAACTCGGATATGATATGGCAATGATTGTCACCCCTTATTATTGTAAGCCAACACAAGAGGAAATAGAGACACATTACAAGGCAATTGCCAGGGAGACGAAACTTCCCATTATGCTTTATAACATTCCCCTTTTCTCAGGAACAAATATAGAGCCGGAGACCGTTGGTAAATTGAGCGAGTTGGAGAATATCGTCGCTATAAAGGAAGAAGCGGAAATTCATCCTCTTCAGGGGACGAAATATATATTGGAATGCAACGATAGTTTAGCGATTTATTCTGGAGACGACTCAATGATACTCCAGATTCTCGCTCAAGGCGGAGTGGGAGGGGTAAGCGGGACAGCCCAAGTTGTTGGTAAAGCGATAAGGGAGATGATGACGGCTTTCCTCGCAGGAGATGTTCCAAAAGCTGCCTATCTCCATCAGAAAATATACCCCTTTATTTTTTCTTTGGTGCAAAATAACAGGAAAAACCCAATACCACTACTCAAGTTTGCTTTCTCTGCGGTCTCAGGGATGGATATAGGGGTGCCCCGACCTCCCCTTCTCCCTCCAAAAGATGCTGAGAAGGAAAGGGTCATTGAAGCCCTGAAAAATATCCCTTACATAGAAATAAAAATCTAA
- a CDS encoding Gfo/Idh/MocA family oxidoreductase: MEKIGVGVVGLGAIGPTHARAVTEIEEAKLVAVCDVREDRARKIGEQFGVDWYTDYVKMLERDDIQVVSICTPSGMHADMGIMAAKAGKHIICEKPLDVTLEKCDALIKAAKENKVKLGGIFQHRFAEESRLVKKLVEEGKLGKIVLGDMDMKWYRSQAYYDKDAWRGTWALDGGGCLMNQGVHFVDLLLWIMGPVEWVKAETATLTHNIEVEDTAVAILKFKNGALGAIEATTSAYPGVCARISVAGYSGSVVWEDDKITFLKIEGEETEAKAEKPVMAWGASDPMAIPAGLHTRNIYDVIRAIIEDREPLITGEEARKAVELNLAIYKSAQTGEKIFLPLDY; the protein is encoded by the coding sequence TTGGAGAAAATCGGCGTTGGAGTAGTTGGGTTAGGCGCAATTGGACCCACCCATGCGAGGGCAGTTACGGAGATTGAAGAAGCGAAGCTCGTCGCGGTATGCGATGTTAGGGAGGATAGGGCAAGGAAGATTGGAGAGCAATTCGGAGTCGATTGGTATACGGATTATGTGAAGATGTTGGAGAGAGACGACATTCAGGTCGTCAGCATTTGCACTCCCTCTGGTATGCACGCCGATATGGGGATAATGGCTGCAAAGGCTGGGAAGCATATCATTTGCGAGAAACCATTGGATGTGACTTTGGAGAAATGCGATGCCTTGATAAAAGCGGCGAAGGAGAACAAAGTCAAATTGGGAGGGATATTCCAGCATCGCTTCGCGGAAGAAAGCAGGCTTGTAAAGAAATTGGTAGAGGAAGGCAAGCTTGGAAAGATAGTTTTAGGGGATATGGATATGAAGTGGTATAGGAGCCAGGCATACTACGATAAAGATGCTTGGCGAGGAACCTGGGCTTTGGATGGTGGAGGATGCCTTATGAACCAGGGAGTTCATTTCGTTGACCTCCTCCTTTGGATAATGGGACCGGTGGAATGGGTAAAAGCGGAAACAGCTACTCTCACCCATAATATTGAGGTTGAGGATACAGCCGTTGCGATATTGAAGTTCAAGAACGGAGCATTAGGGGCAATTGAAGCCACTACATCAGCTTATCCCGGGGTTTGCGCTCGCATAAGCGTTGCGGGATACAGCGGCTCGGTTGTCTGGGAAGATGATAAGATAACCTTCCTTAAAATAGAGGGAGAGGAAACCGAGGCTAAGGCGGAAAAACCGGTTATGGCTTGGGGTGCATCCGACCCTATGGCTATACCAGCTGGGCTTCATACGAGAAACATTTACGATGTCATCAGGGCGATTATTGAGGACAGAGAACCTCTAATCACGGGGGAGGAAGCTCGCAAGGCAGTTGAGCTCAATCTTGCGATATACAAATCCGCCCAAACGGGCGAGAAGATTTTCCTGCCTTTAGATTATTGA
- a CDS encoding PstS family phosphate ABC transporter substrate-binding protein, protein MSAGKKALIGLTIIILITVIIIIAVRSKPLSPPQQQSSGLKGKLVIKGSDTLLPLAQAWAEEFMRRHPDVSVSVTGGGSGVGIAALLDGTCDIANASRNLTKSEAERAKSLGIQIHETKVAIDGISVIVNPQNPINSLTISQLKDIYTGRIKSWKELGGQDLKITAVGRDTPSGTYELFKEKVLGEENYAPTVLNTPSNNQIAMTVSQDLGAIGYVGVAYADKFAKSGKVKIIAIAKDKSSSPLLPTKENIKSEKYPLYRYLFNYTREEPKGIVKEYLDFVLSPEGQKKVEEIGYIPLK, encoded by the coding sequence GTGTCGGCTGGTAAAAAAGCTCTAATAGGCTTAACGATAATTATCCTCATAACAGTTATAATCATAATCGCTGTAAGAAGTAAGCCCCTTTCTCCCCCTCAACAACAATCAAGCGGACTTAAAGGGAAACTCGTAATAAAAGGTTCGGATACCCTCTTGCCCTTAGCCCAAGCCTGGGCGGAAGAATTTATGAGAAGACATCCAGATGTAAGCGTATCGGTCACAGGCGGTGGTTCGGGGGTGGGTATCGCGGCTCTATTGGATGGCACCTGCGATATAGCAAATGCCTCTCGCAACCTCACTAAATCAGAGGCGGAAAGGGCAAAAAGCTTGGGTATTCAAATTCACGAGACCAAAGTTGCAATTGATGGAATTTCCGTTATCGTTAACCCTCAAAACCCCATAAACAGCCTCACCATCTCCCAGTTAAAAGATATCTATACTGGACGCATAAAGTCGTGGAAGGAATTAGGCGGACAGGATTTAAAGATTACCGCAGTAGGAAGGGATACCCCCTCAGGCACTTATGAGCTTTTCAAGGAGAAAGTTCTGGGTGAGGAGAATTACGCTCCCACGGTTTTGAATACTCCCTCAAACAACCAGATAGCGATGACTGTTTCCCAGGATTTGGGAGCTATAGGATATGTAGGGGTTGCTTATGCTGATAAATTCGCCAAATCTGGGAAGGTGAAGATAATAGCAATCGCAAAGGACAAAAGTTCTTCCCCTCTATTACCAACAAAGGAAAACATTAAAAGCGAAAAGTATCCCCTTTATAGATATCTCTTCAATTACACAAGGGAGGAACCAAAGGGGATAGTCAAAGAGTATTTGGATTTCGTTCTCTCCCCCGAGGGACAGAAAAAAGTGGAGGAAATCGGTTATATTCCTTTAAAATGA